AAAGCTTAGAAAATATAAAAACGTATCAATAAGAAATATGAATATGTTAAATTTTAATTTTAATAAAAAATTTGATTCAATAATAAGCATATGTGATAGTATAAATTATATAATAAATATAGAAGATTTAAAAAAAACATTTTTAAATGTTTATAATCATTTAGACAATGAAGGAATATTTATATTTGATATTAATTCATATTATAAATTGTCTGAAGTAATAGGAGACAACACATTTGTACATGATGAAGATGATGTTTTTTATACATGGGAGAATGAATTCAAAGATAATATAAGTAACTTCTATCTTACATTTTTTATAAAAGAAAATGATGTTTATCATAGATTTAATGAATTTCATAGAGAAAGGGCTTTTCATATAGAAGAAATTGTGTTATTATTAAAGAAAGTTGGATTTGAAAAAATATCAACTTTTGATGGTTTATCATTTGAAAGACCCAAAGAATATAGTACAAGAATTAATTTTGTAGCAATTAAATAAAATTAAAATTTTGTTTGACATAAAAAAAATACTATGATAGACTATAGAAGTAGTAGATAGTATATAGTACATATCTACAGGTAATAGATTTTAGGAGGAATGTTTTTAATGGAAAAGGGAACAGTTAAATGGTTCAATGCAACTAAAGGTTATGGATTTATAACAAGAGAAAATGGTGAAGATGTATTTGCACATTATTCAGCAATTCAAGGTGACGGATTCAAAACTTTAGAAGAAGGTCAAGAAGTTGAATTCGAAATAGTTGAAGGCGAAAAAGGCCCACAAGCTACTAATATCACTAAACTATAAGAAAATATAATAATATTTAATATATAGTTAATGTAGCAATTAAGACTCCAATGAGGGGTCTTAATTTTTTTATGTAAAACTATTATTTTGTGGGTATAATAAGTATCAAATGATTAAAATTAGGAGGATTTATTATGAAAGATTATATAATAAGAGCTAGTGATGAAAATGCTTCTTTTAGAGTATTTATTATTAGTTCTACTAATATGGTAGAAAAGGCTAGAAGTATTCATCATACATCTCCAGTAGCAACAGCTGCATTAGGAAGAACTTTAACAGGAGCAACAATGATGGGTTCTATGTTAAAAGGTGATAAAGATAAATTAACTCTCCAATTTAGGGGAGATGGGCCTATTAATAATATTCTTGCAGTATCAAATAGTAAAGGTCAAGTAAAAGGTTATATTTCTAATCCTCGAGTAGAGGTTGAAGATAGAAAAGATGGTAAATTAAATGTAGGTAAAGCTGTAGGAAAAAATGGTAAATTAATAGTAATTAAAGATTTAGGACTTAAAAAACCATATGTAGGACAATCTAATATTGTTAGTGGAGAAATTGCTGAAGATATAGCAAATTATTTCACAGCTTCAGAACAGCAACCTTCTGCAGTTGCATTAGGAGTATTAATAGATAAAGATAGAAGTGTAAAAGCAGCAGGTGGAGTTATTGTTCAAGTTCTTCCAAATATAGAAGAAGAAGTTTTATCTAAATTAGAAAAAAACATAACCATATTATCATTTATTTCATCTTTGATAGATGAAGGATCAAAACCAGAAGATATTCTTGAACAAGTTTTTGGTGAGTTTTCAATGAAAGTAACAGAGAAAAAAGAAGTTGAATTTATATGTGATTGTAATAAAGATCGTATGGAGAGAGCACTTATCAGTTTAGGGAAAGATGAACTTGAAAGTATAATAAATGAAGATGAAAATGCGGAGTTAGTTTGTCATTTTTGTAATCAAAAATATAATTTTGAGAAAAAAGAACTTCAAGATTTAATAGACAGAATTTAAAAGCATAAGTCCTATTTGTTAATATTAAATATTTAAGGGTATATTTAAATTAATGAATATAAGGAGGTTTTTAAATGGATATTTATGAGATAGCTATGAAAATGGAAAAAGAAGGAGAACAGTATTATAAAGAACAAATGAAGAAAACTGAAAGTAAAGGTATAAAGAATATCTTTAAAATGATGGCGGAAGATGAAAAAAAGCATTATGAAATAATAAAAAATATAAAAGAAAATTTTTTTGACTGTAATAGTGAGATTAATATGGAAGATGTAGATACAATTTTTAGTAAAAGGTTAGACAGGAATACTTCCTATGAAAATGAAACTAATGAAGATTTTCTTTATGCTAAAATAAATATTTCTGAGACAATAAAAGCTTATAAACATGCTTTAGAGTTAGAGAAAGAGACAATAGATTTCTATCAAAAACAAGTAGATAATGCAAAAAATGAATGTGATAAGAAAATTTTTGAAAGATTAATAATTGAAGAAAAGAAACATTATCAAGCTATAGATAATATGATAGATCATGTAACAAAATCAGAAAGATGGTTAGAAGATGCTAGATTTAATCATTTAGAAGATTTTTAAAAGACAAATCATTATGATTTGTCTTTTATTTTTCTACATTATCTACCCATTCTTTGGCTTTCATTACTTGATCTAAACTAGGAATAGGAACTTTAGCTTCTCCTTCTTCGTGATGTATATCTGAAATTGCTTGTTTTGAACTAGGTTTTTCAAAACAAAATTTTTCTTTTTTACTTGAAATTTGTTTTTTCATAATACTTCACCTCAATTATATTATTTCCCTATATGTGATATAATATTTTATATATATTATGGAGGTATAGTATGAAATTTAAAATAGAAAAAAATATTCCTAATAAATCTACTCATATAACTATTAAGAATTCAGAACAAGAACTATTATATGATATAGTAAAAGCTAATTATTTTAATAACAATATTTTCACTTTTTTTGATCCAAAAGAAAAAGAAATTTTGACTATTAATATTCAGGATAATGTAAATAATCAAAAATTTAATATTTATAAAAAAGAAAATTTAATAGGTAATATATTATATGACAGAATGTTATTTAGTCATAATTTTATAATCAATAAAGATAATAAAAGATATACATTAGAAGGTGACCCTTCTTCTATGGAATTTGAAATTTGGAATAATGATAAAAAAATAGCTAATATAAGTAAAAGAGCTATACTTTTATCTGAAGCATATGAAGTTGATACTATTTTATTAAATGATGAATTGTTATTTATTTTTTCAGTAATTGTAACTATTGATTTTATTTTATTTGATATAGGAAATTAAAATCAATATTGATTTTAGTTTTTAAATATGATATAATTTAACTTGTTGGACAATTAATATTATATATGGCGGCATGGCCAAGTGGTAAGGCAGAGGACTGCAAATCCTTTATCCCCAGTTCAAATCTGGGTGCCGCCTCCATTTTAACTATTTTAAACTCTTGATAGCATTATTGCATATAATGCTATCAAGAGTTATTTTTATTTGAAAATTTATTACAGTAATAATTCCTTGTAATTGAATATAATGTATATTAATAATTGAATAACAGTAATCATTAAACATATACTACTATTACAGTAGAAAGGAGTGAGAAGATGTACTGTTTAACTATTGAGTATAACAGTGGAATTTGTGATATTTTTAATATTTTAAACAATAAAGTTAAAATGATAGATAGTATAACTGATGTTAAAAAAATATATAATAAAATAGGTGAATTATCAAAAATCAGTTATTTTATAGATGAAAAAGAAAATGAAGAATATATAAAAAAAATTATAAATGATAATATAGCTAGTGAATTATCAGATTTAATTTTAAAAAATTATCAATTTCATATGATTAAAAAAGAATTAGCAAATAAAGATATTTACTTTAAAGATGCTGATATAGATAATATATGTAATAAAAGCTTATATTATATAGAAAAAGAATATAAAGATTATAATTTAATAAAACCTAGATTAAGCAAAAGGTCAAAAATTAATAAATTATTATTGGATTATTTAAGTCAAAATAATTGTATTAATATTGAAGGTTTTATAAATTTTAGATTAAAATTTTTAAGACGTTTTATAAAAAATACAGTTGATGATATAATACAAGAGTTTATATTAGAAAAAGAATTTGAAGATTTTATAAATATGTTAAAATATTTTATGGAAATTCAAACTCCTAAATTTGAAATAGTGAATATATTTTTTGTGAAAAATGGATATTTATTATATGATAATAATATGAAAATCATTGATAATAATTACCTTAAGCAAATTGCTGATGAGATGGAATATAATGAAATGGGATATGATGATCTTCTAATAAGTTCACTTATAACAATTGCTCCTAAGAAGGTGATTGTACATTTAGGGAATCGAAAAGAAGATGATGTAATACAAATAATAAAAAGTTTATTTGATGATAATGTACTAATATGTGAAGGTTGTAATTTATGTAGAATAGATCAAAAAATTGATATTCATAAGCAACATTAAAAAAACTTCTAAAGTATACTTTAGAAGTTTTTTTAATTAGATAAATATGATATAATAGCATGGTTAACATAAAGATGAGGTGAATTTAAATGGCAATATTAGAGATATTAACAATGATGATAATAGGAGGGACTATAGGTTGGCTTACCAATATAGTAGCAATTAAATTACTTTTTAGACCTTTGTATCCTATAAATATTCCTATAATTAACTTTAAAATACAAGGTCTAATACCAAAAAGAAAAGATGAAGTAGCTAAGAGTATTGGTTTAGTAGTTGAAGAGGAACTTTTATCTATTCATGAAATAATTGATAGAGTAATAGAAGAAGATGATATATACAAAATAAAAATTAAAATTATGCAAAAAGTGAATGAAATAGTAGATA
The genomic region above belongs to Senegalia massiliensis and contains:
- a CDS encoding cold-shock protein — protein: MEKGTVKWFNATKGYGFITRENGEDVFAHYSAIQGDGFKTLEEGQEVEFEIVEGEKGPQATNITKL
- a CDS encoding class I SAM-dependent DNA methyltransferase, with translation MAYNEFSLIYDKLMMKDINYMNWYNYIKDIFNKFGKKPNNILEMACGTGNLTEILAKERYNIECFDLSEEMLSIAYEKLRKYKNVSIRNMNMLNFNFNKKFDSIISICDSINYIINIEDLKKTFLNVYNHLDNEGIFIFDINSYYKLSEVIGDNTFVHDEDDVFYTWENEFKDNISNFYLTFFIKENDVYHRFNEFHRERAFHIEEIVLLLKKVGFEKISTFDGLSFERPKEYSTRINFVAIK
- the ytxC gene encoding putative sporulation protein YtxC, with the translated sequence MYCLTIEYNSGICDIFNILNNKVKMIDSITDVKKIYNKIGELSKISYFIDEKENEEYIKKIINDNIASELSDLILKNYQFHMIKKELANKDIYFKDADIDNICNKSLYYIEKEYKDYNLIKPRLSKRSKINKLLLDYLSQNNCINIEGFINFRLKFLRRFIKNTVDDIIQEFILEKEFEDFINMLKYFMEIQTPKFEIVNIFFVKNGYLLYDNNMKIIDNNYLKQIADEMEYNEMGYDDLLISSLITIAPKKVIVHLGNRKEDDVIQIIKSLFDDNVLICEGCNLCRIDQKIDIHKQH
- a CDS encoding ferritin family protein, which codes for MDIYEIAMKMEKEGEQYYKEQMKKTESKGIKNIFKMMAEDEKKHYEIIKNIKENFFDCNSEINMEDVDTIFSKRLDRNTSYENETNEDFLYAKINISETIKAYKHALELEKETIDFYQKQVDNAKNECDKKIFERLIIEEKKHYQAIDNMIDHVTKSERWLEDARFNHLEDF
- the hslO gene encoding Hsp33 family molecular chaperone HslO; this translates as MKDYIIRASDENASFRVFIISSTNMVEKARSIHHTSPVATAALGRTLTGATMMGSMLKGDKDKLTLQFRGDGPINNILAVSNSKGQVKGYISNPRVEVEDRKDGKLNVGKAVGKNGKLIVIKDLGLKKPYVGQSNIVSGEIAEDIANYFTASEQQPSAVALGVLIDKDRSVKAAGGVIVQVLPNIEEEVLSKLEKNITILSFISSLIDEGSKPEDILEQVFGEFSMKVTEKKEVEFICDCNKDRMERALISLGKDELESIINEDENAELVCHFCNQKYNFEKKELQDLIDRI
- a CDS encoding LURP-one-related family protein, with product MKFKIEKNIPNKSTHITIKNSEQELLYDIVKANYFNNNIFTFFDPKEKEILTINIQDNVNNQKFNIYKKENLIGNILYDRMLFSHNFIINKDNKRYTLEGDPSSMEFEIWNNDKKIANISKRAILLSEAYEVDTILLNDELLFIFSVIVTIDFILFDIGN
- a CDS encoding CDIF630_02480 family spore surface protein; this encodes MKKQISSKKEKFCFEKPSSKQAISDIHHEEGEAKVPIPSLDQVMKAKEWVDNVEK